From the genome of Leptospira koniambonensis:
GCTTTTTAAGATCCAATTTTAATCCCTTGGATTCCAATTCCTTTTGTAATAGATTTCGGATCTCTTCCTGGACCTTGAAATCTCCGAAATATTGCTGATCTCCCTTTTCACTCGAAGGATACCAAGTAAATGTCTTATACTTTGTAAAATCCAAAGATTTATCATAAGAAGATTCTATTTGAGCAGCGGAACAATCTAGCATCAGCAAAAGGAAACAAAAGAAGATATTTGAGGTACGAAATAAATTCATAATATATGAATATATGGTTTTGTTTTACTTTTCAACTAAAACCGGACTTTTCGATCGTATGTAATGCTTTTTTTAATATCGAGTTCCCCGCGATAGCGATGCGAAGTGCTTTAGTCCGGAACGCGAAAGCGTTACGGATGAGCGCGAATGCGCGAACACGTAGCAGCGCGACTCTCGCGTAGCGAGAGGATCGCCCAAAGTTTTCGTATATTATTTCCGGTCTATTTACTCTTCTTCAGCCGAATAATTTTCGCCGATCGAAAATGCGCAAATCCGGGATAAATGTGTATATGGTAAGCCTGTTTCTTCGGCCCATTCATTCAGTTGTTTTTGGATGAGGATTAGATCCTTTTTGGATTTTCCAGATTTAGAGAGAGGAAGGCCTGCATCACGTAAACATAATATTACATCCGAAGAAAGAATGAAGGAATCTCTTCCGATAAAACGTAAGAAATATTGTCCCGTCATTTCGCCCAACCTGGATCCTCTTTTGGAAAGAAAATCCAATAAACCGATTTGATCCTGGATTGGCCAATTCGCTAAAAATTTTCCGAAACTCCCGTGTTCTATCGCAACGTCTATAACGAACTGGGCGTTCTTTCTTACGGAAGAGATCTTTTGTGCGTTACGAATAATCCGTTCGTCGGAGCTTAAGCCGTCCCAAAATCGATTCGGCTGCTTGAGTAATTTGGCCGGATCGAATCCTAAAAACGCGTCTTCAAATTCGGGCCATTTATTTTCTACAACTTTCCATACGAATCCCGCAGAGAAGACTCGTTTGGTCATTTCGCTGAGGATACGATCGTCCGAGATACGACTAAGTTTATTTTTAGGAGGTACTTTAGGGAGGAGAGTTTGCAGTATATTCTCTCCACCTTTTCTTTTAGCTGCCCGTTTTCGGATCTTTTCAAAAGAGATCATATATATTCCTCGATAAAAACTTAGAAGACCTCGGCCCTAAGATAGAAATACAGATGCCAGTTTTTATTCAATTATTTCACGGCAATAATATGCAGAAGGTATCACGAAAACAGCTGAAGAATTATTCATAACCGACGGTTATCTTTGTAGGAATTCCAACATGAGGAACGGATAAGAATATGTGTTGCGAAAAGATTAGAGATATGATAGGAGATTTTTCGGCGAGTTTGGGTACCACCGCACCGGCCCCCACCCAATAAGGGCGGGGATTTTTTCTACAAAATGGCGGAACGCGGAATCCTCATTCGTAAATCTAAGGATGAAGTTCGGGATTTACTCGCAAATTTGCAAGGACCCTTGATTATCAAAAATAAAAGAATCCGAACCGTCTTCATACGAAACCGCCCAACCTTTAATATCATAACTGATATCGTTAGATAAAGCTTGGATCCCGATCGGAAGTTTGGAATTAGGTCCGAAAGAATAATCCGCGAAGCTTCCGTCCACATCCAATGGGAATCCTTGAAAATTATAATCACCGTATATTCTTTCCGAAGAATTTTCTTGATCAGTAATCTTCAATAGACGATGAGCGGCGTCATACACATAGCTGCAATCGTATAGGATATTACTTGGATTGGATGTTTGGTAGCCGCGATTCCTACCCAAGCCGCGTTGAGATGGGAAAAAACAAAACCCTCCTGGTCCTCCCGGTGGATTGATCAATCCAAGTTGCGCACCTTCGATGGAGGAATATACTCTGCTTTGGGTGTCGTCTGCGGATTCGCATAAATATTCCTTTCCAGATGCGGAACATTCATACTCGATCACTACATTGCTAGTATTGGAATCAATGACAGATACTTTCTTCGGAACATTGACACATTTTTTACTCAGTAGAGCCGCGAGTATCGCAGATGTATCTCCGTTTGAATCTCCTTCACAATTCAAAATAGGTAATAGTAATACAGATAAAAGTAAGATCCGAATTTGTTTTTTCATTTATAGTCTCCGATTCGTTAAAAAGTTTTTTAGTTTTTTCGAGAAGGATGGTACCACGTCGGAGAGCTGGGGACAAGATCGGTAACTACTAGGGATCTTTCGTTTTTAGGTAGTAATACGAGGGTTACAGTCAATGGATACAGTGTACGCGTGTTGGAATTCCAACATGAAAAGTCTGTGTAAAATGTAGTTGCGGGATTTGCGAATATATGATAGGAGATTTTTTTTGTGCGACTTGCGGGTACCACCGCACCGGCCCCCACCCAGAAAAGGGCGGGGATTTTTTCTATAGAGCCGCGGAACGAGGAATCCTCATTCGCAAAATTTTACTGGCCCGCTGTCACAATCCTCTTCCTCGAGCGTCTTTCTTTTAAAAGAGGAAAGAAATGAACACAAGATTCAACTACGCCAAAGTATATCCCCAAGTTTTGGAAAAAATGATGGAGATGGAAAACTTTGCTAAGAATTCAGGGATCGAAACCAAACTTTACGAGCTAATTAAGATCAGAGCTTCTCAGATCAACGGATGCGCTTTCTGTATTAACATGCACACTGTGGACGCCAGAAAATTAGGAGAAGAAGAAAGAAGGATCTATCTTTTGAACGCTTGGAGAGAAGCTCCTTATTATTCAGAAAAAGAAAGAGTCGCTTTGGAATTAACAGAATATGTGACTAAAATTTCTGAGCAGGGAGTTTCGGACGATTTGTATGCAAGAGTTAGAACTCAGTTCGAAGAGAAAGAATTCATCGCTTTGATCGTTGTGATTAACACTATCAATTCCTGGAATCGGATCGCAATCTCAACCGGAATGACTGCTCCGAACTAAAACCGGTCTCTGCTGAAGACTTCATACGTGCCTTTGGATCGATTTTCGATCGAAGGACGTATGAAATTCATTTTGAACTATCGCAGTGGATCTCTAATCTAATTTAGTAGCTTCTAAAGTTTTTGTTAAAGACTGGGAAGTACCTTTCAATCTTTCTAAACTAGTTCTGAGTTTTTCTGTGATTTCAGACATTTCCATGGATCTTCTGCTTAGATACTCTATACCGCTCAGAATTTGTTTTGCTCCATTCGATTGTTCTAATGTAGAATTTTTCATTTCCTTAGAAAGATCTCGGATATGTTTATTTTTATCTTCTACTTCAGTTGAAAGGCTTTTTTGTTTGTCTACTGAATCTCCCACCTGAGCAAGTGCTTCTCCGATAGAACCAATTCCTGAAGTCAATTCACGGAATGCCTGGACCAACTCTCCGAATTTTTCAGAACTTGTATCGGAAGCTTCTCCCAAGGCGCCGATCTGTTTTACTATCTCTTTTGCATTTCGAGAAGAAGAGTCTGCAAGTTTACTTACTTCTTCTGCGACTACTGAAAATCCTTTTCCTGCTTCTCCTGCCCTCGCAGCTTCAATAGCTGCATTTAAGGAAAGTAAATTTGTTTTTCCTGCAAGATCCTGGATCACTCCTAAAATTTTACTCACTTCTTGGACAGTCCCCTTAAATTGAGAGAACACATCTAATGCAACTCGTACGGTGCCCTCTCCTTCGATCGCAGTTGCTGCTGAACCTTCGCCCAGACTTCTGGCAAAAGAAACTGCTTCGAACACTCGTACCATTTGGTCTTTCCATTTATCTATAGATATAGAAGTATCATCTCCAAATTCATCCTGCTTTTCAGCCATTTTTGCGATGGATTCTATACTTGCTCCCATCTCTTCCAAAGTGGCGGATGTTTCTTCTACCATACTTGCAAGATCTCGGCTGCTATCTTCGTTAGCTTTGGCAACATCTTCTACGTCTATTAAGGATTTACGAAGTTCTTCGGCTACTGTTTCAGAACTATGGAGGATCTCTTTTGCAGAATTATAATTTCGGATAGCTCTTTCTTCTGCGTTTTGTGCCTCTTCTACCAATCTTCTTACAAACTTGGTCGCATAAGAGATGGTTACTCCGAATGCAAATAAGAATACTCCCATTAAAATTACTAAAGGAGATCTTAAACGGATCATTCCTTCATAACCCATGGTGAGAAGTTGTGGATTCAGAATTGTAAGAGCTAACGACATCGCAGTGAATTGCACTGCTAAAACTGTAGAAGTGATAAAAGTGAATCTAGGATTAAACCTAAAAATGGTTCCGGCTAAAATTAAAAAATAGATCCCGTAGTTAGCGGGGCTCAATATACCGTTCGGTTTCCATTGGTCTTCTGTTCCGAAATATCCTGCCTGCACGATTGCATAACCGATAAATTCCATGAACACTGTTGCATATTTCAGCCAAGGTCTATAGCCGAAGAACTTCATTACAAAAATGGAAAAGAAGATAATGAAGGAATATGCGAAAATGCCGCCGATATAATAACCTAAAACCGCCTGGATCCCGCTTTTCCAAACTAGGCCGAATGCAGTTCCGAAAATAAAAACTATGGTTAAAAATATTCGCAGATAATTTGCGGCAACTTCTCCTTGGCGCTCCAATTCCAAATTTCTATTCATTATTCCTCGGTTAGGCGATTTTAGTTTTTGGCCCAAAATCGCTTCAAATCGACCGAGTGTCAAGCAGGGATATTATGCAGATCTAAATTAGAAGAATTAAATGTCGATTGGGACCATCAAAGCTAGCTCAAGTGTGCTCATATGGATCGTATATCCTGAATCTTTGAACAACGGTCCATGCCAACTAAGCCTGGCTTTTATAAATCCGAATTTAGGCGTTTCTACATAGAGCATGTAAGCGAAAACTTGTTTATCCTTTGCATTAATGCTGGTTCTGGACAATGCACTCAAAGCTAATAATTCTAGAGGATTGTATTTATCCTGCAAAGTTGAATAAACCAATAGTGATACTATGTCTGTAGAAAAATGGGTGCCCTGACTTGCAAGATACGCTCCCATCAATTCTAAATTATTTCCTTGGCTTAAATTTACTAAAAGATAATTGAATATTGGATCTCCCCTTCTCAGATCCACTAAACCAGAACTCATTTGTATAAAACTCAATGTATTTAGGAATGTATCTCTATCACCCATTGCTCCGTACATTTTTCCGATCGTTTCTCCGGGATCTCTAAAATCTACATTTCCCCTTATTCTCATATCTGCTAATCCGAAACCGAAGCCCATACGAAATCCATCTACTTCAGGATTTCCCCAATAGAATGTAGGTATTATATAATTATAATCTACTCTAACGTTAGTTCCCAGATCTGCAGTGACTGTATTTTTATCATTCTTATCGGAGTTACTACTACTGCCGCTCGAAGAAGAGGAGCTAGAGCCGGAAGAAGAACCTCCCCCTCCATCAAAGGAAGGCACTGAATAAACTTGTTTATCGAATTCTTTTCTAGCAGAGTGAAACAAAAGTTGTACCCCGAAAGCCTCATTGATCTTATAGTCCTTACTTCTAATATCAAAAAAGAAATTCGGTCTTTGAGAGTCTGTGGTCATTGCCGCGGATCTTCCTCTTCCGCTTATATCTAAATCTG
Proteins encoded in this window:
- a CDS encoding DNA-3-methyladenine glycosylase I — encoded protein: MISFEKIRKRAAKRKGGENILQTLLPKVPPKNKLSRISDDRILSEMTKRVFSAGFVWKVVENKWPEFEDAFLGFDPAKLLKQPNRFWDGLSSDERIIRNAQKISSVRKNAQFVIDVAIEHGSFGKFLANWPIQDQIGLLDFLSKRGSRLGEMTGQYFLRFIGRDSFILSSDVILCLRDAGLPLSKSGKSKKDLILIQKQLNEWAEETGLPYTHLSRICAFSIGENYSAEEE
- a CDS encoding carboxymuconolactone decarboxylase family protein, whose amino-acid sequence is MNTRFNYAKVYPQVLEKMMEMENFAKNSGIETKLYELIKIRASQINGCAFCINMHTVDARKLGEEERRIYLLNAWREAPYYSEKERVALELTEYVTKISEQGVSDDLYARVRTQFEEKEFIALIVVINTINSWNRIAISTGMTAPN
- a CDS encoding methyl-accepting chemotaxis protein, coding for MNRNLELERQGEVAANYLRIFLTIVFIFGTAFGLVWKSGIQAVLGYYIGGIFAYSFIIFFSIFVMKFFGYRPWLKYATVFMEFIGYAIVQAGYFGTEDQWKPNGILSPANYGIYFLILAGTIFRFNPRFTFITSTVLAVQFTAMSLALTILNPQLLTMGYEGMIRLRSPLVILMGVFLFAFGVTISYATKFVRRLVEEAQNAEERAIRNYNSAKEILHSSETVAEELRKSLIDVEDVAKANEDSSRDLASMVEETSATLEEMGASIESIAKMAEKQDEFGDDTSISIDKWKDQMVRVFEAVSFARSLGEGSAATAIEGEGTVRVALDVFSQFKGTVQEVSKILGVIQDLAGKTNLLSLNAAIEAARAGEAGKGFSVVAEEVSKLADSSSRNAKEIVKQIGALGEASDTSSEKFGELVQAFRELTSGIGSIGEALAQVGDSVDKQKSLSTEVEDKNKHIRDLSKEMKNSTLEQSNGAKQILSGIEYLSRRSMEMSEITEKLRTSLERLKGTSQSLTKTLEATKLD